A segment of the Nocardioides plantarum genome:
GGCCCGGCGCGTAGGCGAACTTGCGGGGCCGGCCGGTCTCGGGATCGACGAGCATCGGACCCTGGTCGGTGGCCCGCGTGTCGGAACGGGACTGCTCGTCGAGCAGCCGCCTGAAGCGCCGGGTGATCACCTCGTGCATGGAGGCGACGTCGTTCTGCTTGTCGACGCCCTTGATGACGAAGCGCCGGTATTCGCCCTTGCGGGACAGCCCGTCCTCGAAGACGACCATCGACGCGACCACCTCGGTGCCCTGCAGGTGGGCGACGTCGTAGCACTCGATGCGCAGCGGTGCCTCGTCGAGCTCGAGCGCCTCGCGGATCTCGTCGAGCGCCTGGTTGCGGGTGGTGAGGTCGCTGGCGCGCTTGGTCTTGTGGAGGGCCAGCGACTGGCGGGCGTTCTGCGCGACGGTCTCCTGGAGGGTCTTCTTGTCGCCGCGCTGGGGCACCCGGATCTGGACCCGGCTGCCCTTGAGGTCGCTCAGCAGCGCCTCGAACGTGTCGACGTCGGTCGGCAGCGCGGGCACCAGGATCTCGCGCGGCACGGCGTCGGCGTCGCCGGCGTAGAGCTGGAGCAGGAAGTCCTCGACCAGCTGGGGGGTCTCGGCGTCGGTGACCCGGTCGGCGACCCACCCGCGCTGGCCGCGGATGCGGCCGCCGCGGACGTAGAAGATCTGCACCGCGACCTCGAGCGGGTCCTCGGCCAGCGCGATCACGTCGGCGTCGGCCCCGTCGCCGAGCACCACGGCCTGCTTCTCCAGGGCGCGCTGCATCGCCCCGAGGTCGTCGCGGAGCCGGGCGGCCCGCTCGAAGTCCATGGCGTCGGAGGCGGCGTACATCTCGCGCTCGATGCGCTTGACGAACGGGCGGGTCTGTCCGGCCATGAAGTCGCAGAAGTCGTCGACGATCGCGCGGTGGTCGTCCTCGCTGATCTGCCCGACGCACGGAGCCGAGCACTTGCCGATGTAGCCGAGCAGGCAGGCCCGCCCGATCTGCTGGGAGCGCTTGAACACGCCGTTGCTGCACGAGCGCATCGGGAAGACCCGCAGCAGGATGTCGACGGTCTCGCGGATCGCCCAGGCATGGCTGTAGGGGCCGAAGTAGCGGGTGCCCTTGCGTTTGGCGCCCCGGCCGACCATCACCCGCGGGTAGGCGTCACCGACCGTGACCGCCAGCCACGGGTAGGACTTGTCGTCGCGGTACTTCACGTTGAACCGCGGGTCGAACTCCTTGATCCAGGAGTACTCGAGCTGCAGGGCCTCGACCTCGGTGTTGACCACCGTCCACTCGACGCGCGCCGCCGTCGTGACCATGGTGGCGGTGCGTTGGTGCAGGTTGGCGAGGTCCTGGAAGTAGGAGGAGAGGCGGGCCCGCAGGTTGTTGGCCTTGCCGACGTAGATCACCCGGTCGCGTGCGTCGCGGAAGCGGTAGACCCCCGGCTGCGTCGGGATCGTGCCCGGCTCGGGCCGGTAGGACAGGGGTCCCCGGGAGGAGCGGGTCGGACGGGACGCAGGCACGTCTCCACCCTACGAGCGGGCACCGACACCCCGGACGTGGCTCCCGGTCGGGACGGGGTCTCGCCAAGCTAATGTCGAGTGGCTTAGTGTGTTTACATGACCTGCCGCGACCGCTACGGACTGACCCTCTCCACGGGTCGCGACGCCGCCGCGGCCTACTCGCGGGGGCTCGACGGCCTGCTGTCCCTGCGGGCCGGGTCGGCCGACGCCCTGGCCACCTCGATCGTGCTCGATCCCACGTTCGCGCTCGGGCACGCCGACCTGGCCCTCCTCGGCTACGACCTCTGCGTCGAGGTCGACGTCGTCGGCCGGATGCGCGACGCCGAACGGTGGGCGCACCTCGGCACCGAGCGCGAGCAGAGTCACGTGGCGGCCGTGCTGGCCCACCTGCGGGGCGACTCGAGCCTGGTCGTCGACCACCTGGACCGCTACCCCGTCGACGCGCTGCTGCTGTCGGCCGCGATCCCGACCATCGCCTTCGCCGGGGTCACCGAGGTCTTCGAGCAGGCGTGGTCGATCGTCGAGCGCGCAGCACCGTCGTACGGCGACGACTGGTGGTACGCCGGGCTCCTCGCCTTCGTCCGTCAGGAGCAGGGGCGCTACGACGAGGCCTACGAGCTGGCGTGCCGGTCGCTCGCCGAGCAGCCCGACGCCGGCCACTCGGCCCACGCCCGCGCGCACGTGCACTACGAGACCGGCGACCACGCCGGTGGCCTGGCGTGGATGGACGGCTGGGTCGCGGGAGCCGGCGCCGGGGCGGAGAGCCTCAGCCACTTCTCGTGGCACGCCGCGCTGCACGAGCTGTCGCTCGGCGACCTCGACGCCGTACGCCGCCGCTACGACGCGCAGCTGCGTCCCGAGCTCGCGTCCGGGTGCCGGGCCCTGGTCGACAGCGCGTCGCTGCTGGTGCGCTGGGCACTGACCCCCGCCGCCGCGCAGGTCCCCGGACTCGAGCAGGTCGCGCACGCCGTGGGGCGGGATGTGCTGGTCCACCCCTCGACGCCGTTCCTCGGCATGCACGCGGCGGCGGCGCTGCTCGCCCTCGGTGACGGCGAGGGCCTCGCCTCGCTCGCCACCTGGGCCGGCGCCCACGGCCACGCGACGCACCGCGAGGTGGTCGCGCCGCTCGCCCGGGCCCTCCAGCTGCTCGACGCCGGCCAGGACGACGCCGCGGCCACGGCCCTGGCGTCGCTCGCCACGTCCGTGGGCCGGGTGGGCGGCTCGCAGGCGCAGCGCGAGCTGGTCGAGGAGATCAGGGTCGCCGCGCTGCTGCGGGCCGGTCGGTACGTCGAGGCCCGTGACCTGCTCGACCACCGGCTCGACAGACGCCGCTCGCCTCGGGACGAGGCCTGGCGTCGGCGCTGTCGGGCCGACGTCCTGACGCCGGGGTAGCCGCCCCGAGGGGCCGGAGCCGGCGTCAGGCCACGACGACCTGGTCGCCCTGGACCTTGACCTGGACCTCCGACAGCGCGGTGGTGGCCGGGCCCTTGAGCGCCGACCCGTCGGTGATCGAGAACCGGCTGCCGTGGTTGGGGCAGATGATGTCGGCGCCGTCGACCTGGTTGACCGGTGTGCCCTGGTGGGTGCAGGCGGTGGTGAACGCCTTGAAGTCGCCCTCGGTCGGCTGCGTCACGACGAGGTTGGCCTCGCTCACCACGACCCCACCGCCCACCGGGACCTCGGCGGTCGCGATCAGGGAGGCGCCCGCCTCGGGCGCAGCTCCCCCGCCGCTGCTGCCACCGTCGTCACTGCCACCGCCACAGGCCGCCAGGACGCAGGCCACGCCGAGCGCACCCATGCCCTGGAACACCAGACGGCGGCTGTGGCGCGCCGGGGCGGTCTCGGTGGTCGCCTCGGTGGTCGCCTCGGTGGTGGTGACCTCGCCGCTCACGAGAGCACCACCTGGTCGCCGTCGAGCGTGAAGTCGACCGCGGGCAGCGGTGCGGACGCGGGCCCGCCGAGGACGGCGCCGGTGGCGGCGTCGAAGGTGCTGCCGTGACAGGGGCACGTGATCACGGCGCCCTTGATCGCGCCGACCGGGCAGCCGGAGTGGGTGCAGATCGCGCTGAAGACCTTGATGTCACCCTCGGTCGGCTGGGTCACGACGACCTGGTCGTCGGCGAGGATCACACCACTGCCGACGGGCACGTCGGCGGTCGACACGATGCCGTCGACCGGAGCCGCGGACGACGCCGGCGAGCTCGCCTCGCCGGTGGCCGGGGCGGATCCGCTGGTGGCGTCGGTCGTCGGGTCGGACGTGGGGGTGCCGCTCGGGGTGTCGGAGGCGGTCGAGCCGGAGTCGTCGCCACAGGCGGCGAGCACCGGGAGGGCGAGGCCGACTCCGGTGAGGCCGGCCAGGGTACGGCGGCGGGTGAGGGGGGTGGTCACGAAGGGCTCCTCAGGGAGGTGACGAGGTGGGGGAAGTAGTTGAAGACCACACTAGTCAGCCAGATGAGACCAGCATGAGAGGTCGCTGACAGCCCCCTGGGACCGGGACGTCGGACCTGCTCAGCTGGATCGCGGAGCCCGCCTCGGCGCCTTCGTGGCGGTGGCCTTCTTCACAGTGGCCGTCTTCGCCGTGGCCTTCTTGGTCGCAGCCTTCTTCGCCGGCGCCTTCGAGCCCGTGGCCGCCGCCGTGGACGTGCCACGGCGCCCGACGGGGGCTGTCGAGGCCGCCCGCCGCCGGGTGGGCTGCTGCGCCTCACGGCCAGCGAGCAAGGGGGCCAGGTACTGACCGGTGTAGCTCTCGGGAACCGCGGCGACGTCCTCGGGAGTGCCCTCGGCCAGGACCGTGCCGCCACGAGAGCCTCCCTCGGGTCCCATGTCGACCAACCAGTCGGCGGTCTTGATGACGTCGAGGTTGTGCTCGATGACCAGGACGCTGTTGCCGGCGTCGACCAGGCGCCCGAGCACCAGCAGCAGCTTGCGGATGTCCTCGAAGTGCAGCCCCGTTGTCGGCTCGTCGAGGACGTAGACCGTGCGGCCGGTGGACCGCTTCTGCAGCTCCGACGACAGCTTGACCCGCTGCGCCTCGCCCCCGGACAGGGTCGTGGCCGGCTGACCGAGCCGCACGTAGCCCAGGCCGACCTCGACGAGGGTCTTCATGTGCCGGGCGATCGGCGGCACGGCTGCGAAGAAGTCGAGCGCCTCCTCGATCGGCATGTCGAGGACCTCGGCGATCGTCTTGCCCTTGTAGTGCACCTCGAGCGTCTCGCGGTTGTAGCGCGCGCCGTGGCAGACCTCGCACGGCACGTAGACGTCGGGCAGGAAGTTCATCTCGATCTTGATCGTGCCGTCACCTGCACACGCCTCGCAGCGCCCGCCCTTGACGTTGAAGGAGAAGCGACCCTGGAGGTAGCCGCGCATCTTGGCCTCCGGGGTGGAGGCGAAGAGCTTGCGGACGTGGTCGAAGACCCCGGTGTAGGTGGCCGGGTTGGACCGCGGGGTGCGGCCGATCGGCGACTGGTCGACGTGGATCACCTTGTCGACGTGCTCGAGGCCGGTGATCTTCTGGTGACGCCCCGGGACCGCGCGGGCGTGGTAGATCTGCTTGGCCAGCGAGGTGTAGAGGATGTCGTTG
Coding sequences within it:
- the uvrC gene encoding excinuclease ABC subunit UvrC; amino-acid sequence: MPASRPTRSSRGPLSYRPEPGTIPTQPGVYRFRDARDRVIYVGKANNLRARLSSYFQDLANLHQRTATMVTTAARVEWTVVNTEVEALQLEYSWIKEFDPRFNVKYRDDKSYPWLAVTVGDAYPRVMVGRGAKRKGTRYFGPYSHAWAIRETVDILLRVFPMRSCSNGVFKRSQQIGRACLLGYIGKCSAPCVGQISEDDHRAIVDDFCDFMAGQTRPFVKRIEREMYAASDAMDFERAARLRDDLGAMQRALEKQAVVLGDGADADVIALAEDPLEVAVQIFYVRGGRIRGQRGWVADRVTDAETPQLVEDFLLQLYAGDADAVPREILVPALPTDVDTFEALLSDLKGSRVQIRVPQRGDKKTLQETVAQNARQSLALHKTKRASDLTTRNQALDEIREALELDEAPLRIECYDVAHLQGTEVVASMVVFEDGLSRKGEYRRFVIKGVDKQNDVASMHEVITRRFRRLLDEQSRSDTRATDQGPMLVDPETGRPRKFAYAPGLVVVDGGQPQVAAAQQALLELGINDIAVCGLAKRLEEVWLPGEEDPVILARSSEGLYLLQRIRDEAHRFANTHHRGRRSKTMVESMLDDVPGLGEVRRKTLLKHFGSLKKLREAEVDEIAQVPGIGPRTAEAIKTAVEQASASRKTVSVNTATGEIEES
- a CDS encoding pyridine nucleotide-disulfide oxidoreductase produces the protein MTCRDRYGLTLSTGRDAAAAYSRGLDGLLSLRAGSADALATSIVLDPTFALGHADLALLGYDLCVEVDVVGRMRDAERWAHLGTEREQSHVAAVLAHLRGDSSLVVDHLDRYPVDALLLSAAIPTIAFAGVTEVFEQAWSIVERAAPSYGDDWWYAGLLAFVRQEQGRYDEAYELACRSLAEQPDAGHSAHARAHVHYETGDHAGGLAWMDGWVAGAGAGAESLSHFSWHAALHELSLGDLDAVRRRYDAQLRPELASGCRALVDSASLLVRWALTPAAAQVPGLEQVAHAVGRDVLVHPSTPFLGMHAAAALLALGDGEGLASLATWAGAHGHATHREVVAPLARALQLLDAGQDDAAATALASLATSVGRVGGSQAQRELVEEIRVAALLRAGRYVEARDLLDHRLDRRRSPRDEAWRRRCRADVLTPG
- a CDS encoding Rieske (2Fe-2S) protein, with amino-acid sequence MSGEVTTTEATTEATTETAPARHSRRLVFQGMGALGVACVLAACGGGSDDGGSSGGGAAPEAGASLIATAEVPVGGGVVVSEANLVVTQPTEGDFKAFTTACTHQGTPVNQVDGADIICPNHGSRFSITDGSALKGPATTALSEVQVKVQGDQVVVA
- a CDS encoding Rieske (2Fe-2S) protein — translated: MTTPLTRRRTLAGLTGVGLALPVLAACGDDSGSTASDTPSGTPTSDPTTDATSGSAPATGEASSPASSAAPVDGIVSTADVPVGSGVILADDQVVVTQPTEGDIKVFSAICTHSGCPVGAIKGAVITCPCHGSTFDAATGAVLGGPASAPLPAVDFTLDGDQVVLS